GATTTGAAAATCCGAACTAAATCTAGTGTTATTGGTTCTATGATTTTCAAATTTGTATTAAAATCATGTGTTATTGGTTTAATGATTCATAAATTCTGTATCAAATCAAGTGTTATTCAATCGTACGGATTTACTAATATATTTGATTTTATAATGGATTTGAATGGATTTGTTTGGATTTTTTAGTTAAAAATACAAAGACTCAAATCGGAGGGAAAACTTCCGGATTTGCATATTTTACTTGGATTTATAAATACTATATGGATTTCTAAATCAATCAAAATATATAAACCAATAGCACCTCCTTAGGCCGAATCGAAATAATAAACTTCTTAACAATAAATTTTATTACTTATTTTTACCTACCACCAACTTCAAAATGTATCAAATTTTGGGTTTCCACATAAAAAGTTATGTTCTCAGTTGTTTAAACTTTCATCTCTATTGCAATTTTTTTATGTTTATGAGTTGAATCTATGATACTGGTAAAATTTTAATTGTTCATTTACTGGTGCTTATTAGTAGTCTATTGGAACTTAGAAACTTTGCAATTTTATTTGTTTTAGTAATGACAATCCATTTTCTTATTATTAAAAAAAAAATATAAAACAAAAAGAATTAATCATTAGAAATTTATTTAACACTTACTTATTTAATTTTAACTAATTATGAAATTATGTATGTCGAAGAAGAATATTATTCTAGTTTCTCAAATCGTTTTTTTAGCTTTTTACTTTTTAACCACGGTTAAACCAAAATGGAAAATCCGAGCTTTAATCGCCGCATAATTTAGTTCCATTTTCTCAGCGAAACTCGCTAATCTTTTCTCATATAATCGAAAATCAATTACAATTAATATAATCCTCTATGAGATTATTACTATTTTGTCCTCTTCCTTCCTATCTCTCTCTCTCTCTCTCTTGGTGGCTTCTTCTTATAGAACCCCTTTCTGCTACTGTTCCCATTTGCATTTCGTCTTACCTGATCGTCTCTTCCCTCAAAAAATCCGAACTTTACTTCTCGGTTTTTCGCAATTACCCCATTTTCTGATCATGACGGTCGCTGACAACGTCGGAGCTGGTACGGAGGCTGTTGCGATCTCGCCGTCGCCACCGTCTTCCATCACCAGCCAAGGATCAGGAGTCTCTACCAACGACGATCAGGATGGTGAGATCGGATCGCACGTGGAGAGATCTGACGGTGGAGAGAGCTTGAAGCAGCGTGACATGAGAGAGCTCCAGGAGCTTTTGTCTAAGCTTAACCCCATGGCTGAAGAGTTCGTCCCTCCTTCAATGACCAAGCAAGGAGGAGTTAACGGGTTTAACGGCGTTAACGGTGGTTTCTTCACCGTCGCAGGGTCTTTCCTTCCCAGCAATGGGTTTGGTGCTGCCGGTTATTTCCCCGTTAACGAAGACGGCGGCTTTAGAAGGGTATTAAGACACAACTCTTGTCTCTTGTCTCTTCTTTGTTTCTGTGTGTTTAAATTACAATTTTCACATTTAGTTGCCTTAGTTGTCTGTTTTAACGTGGTCTCTAGTGTCTTCTTGTGTGTTTATAAGCCAAAGCTCTCACCTTTACTTAGTTGTTTGTGTAGATTTGGTCTCTAGTGTCTTCTTGTCCGTTTTTATAAGTCAAAAGTTCTCACCTTTTGTGTCTTGTACATTTGATTTTTGAGTTGCTTTTTTTGGTCTGTTATTTGAAACAGAAGAAGCCGTTCGGACAACAAGGGAAACGGAGGATGAATCCTCGGACAAGCATGGCTCAGCGTGAAGACATCATCCGAAGAACTGTCTATGTGTCTGATATTGACCAACAGGTTTTGAAAAAGCTTCCACCTTTCTTTGATGGTTACTCTCTGGCTTACTGTATTTATCATTCTCACCTATACTATCCTGTGTTTTGGGTTTAGGTCACTGAGGAGCAGCTTGCTGGTCTGTTCATCGGCTTTGGACAGGTTTGAAGAAACTTCTACAAGTTCTTATCTTTGTTTGGTGGTTTGTTCTCTGTCTTGACTGTATTTGGTTTCTTAGGTTGTTGACTGTCGCATCTGTGGTGACCCAAACTCAGTGCTTAGGTTTGCTTTCATCGAGTTCACTGATGAAGGTATCATTTAGTTTCATCTGTTTTTGGATTATGCCTGTAAATGGTTGGTTTAATGGTGGTTATGGCAACTTTGGGACTTGTAGGGGGTGCAAGAGCTGCGCTGAACTTGTCTGGGACGATGCTGGGATTCTATCCTGTGAAGGTTATGCCGTCCAAAACAGCTATTGCACCGGTTAACCCCACTTTCTTGCCAAGGGTGAGAACTTTTTTTTGGTGCAAAGTTATGTTTTTTTTTTAACGTGACGTTGACTTTCTAGTACTGTTTTGGTTCTTAGAGTGAAGATGAGCGTGAGAAGTGTGCGAGAACCATCTACTGCACTAACATCGACAAGAAGGTGATTTGTCTTCTTGCTCTCGAGCTATTCTGAAACCTTTTTTTTTTTAACATTGGGTAACAATTACATCATATCATATAATCATCACTAATTCTATTACATATGATGTGATCAACTACCTAGCAAAGTAGGTAACTTTGATTAAGTTTCAATGTTGGTACAGGTCACTCAAACGGACATAAAGCTCTTTTTTGAGGCTGTGTGTGGAGAGGTGCATCATCTGAGGCTTCTGGGAGATTATCATCATCCAACTAGAATTGGTTTCGTTGAGTTTGTCATGGTAAGCAGATGCTTGTATTGATGAGACTGTGTTTTTGGTCTTGTTGATCTTTTAACATAGCTTGTTGTTAATTAAACTGAGCTTCACAGTATCTTATCTTTTACTCTTCTGCAGGCTGAAAGCGCAATAACTGCTCTCAACTGCAGTGGCGTCATTGTTGGTTCTTTACCGATAAGGTCTAAAAACACAAACCAACTCTTGAACATTATCTCTTTAGTTTGGTTACGAATCTGAATACTAACGTATATTGATGGTTGGATTTTGCAGGGTGAGTCCGTCAAAGACACCTGTTCGTTCCCGTGCTGTCCCGCGACAACAAATGCATTGACAGTAGCAGCTACAAAGTTTATTATATATATGTCTCTCTTGTACGATGCTTGTCTGAAACTCTTGTCTTTTGTTTTTCCCCGCTTGGAAGCTTGATGATGCTTCTGTTGTCTTTTGCTTTTGGGATCTTTTGAGTAAATCTCTTAGGGAGTTTTTCTTTTTTACTTTTAGGGAAAAGAAGTTACACAGAGCAGATGTGAAAAACACTGAGAGTTAAGAGAGGCTTTTGAAGACTGTCTCTGTTTAATGGGAGTTTTTAGTTCTCTATATACTTTGCCCCCTGAAGTTAGTAGAAGCTTGCTTTTGTTCCTAAATGCTTTTACTTTTTACCTTTACACCCTCTCGTCCTTGTTTGAAGACTCTCTCTGTTTGACGGGAGTTTCTAATTATTTATATACTTGCCCCTTGAGTCAGTAGAAGTTTGCTTTTGTTCGTAAATGCCTTTAGCTTTTTACATCTACACCCTCTCGTCCTTGTTTGGGACTAGGGCTGGGACTTCGGATATTCGGTTCGGGTTCGGATAAGATCCGATCGGGTCCGGGTTTTTCGGATAAATGAATTCTATACCCAATGGGTACTTAGTAAATTTCGGTTCGGGTTTCGGATCGGGTACTACCGGTTTCGGGTCGGTTCCGGGTACCCGTTTCTTATGTGAATTATATAAATATTTACAAAATAAAATAATTATATACCAGTTTTTTATTTATTTCTTTTATTTTAAAAAAAAAAGTTAATAGAAATCGTATATATATTAGTAATATGTATTAAATACAACGAAGTTGAACTAGTCTAGTGGTATTGCAGTTGTTGCTTTGCCTATCCAACCCGGGTTCAACCCTCGAAAGATACAAATCTATGTTTTTTAAGCATAGAATTCGGGTTAAACGGGTACCCGTTCGGTTTCGGGTAAAAACCGGAACCGAACCGATACCCATGGATAATTAACACTAATACCCATCGGATAAATTGCCTAGAACCGAAACCGAACCGAACCGGTCCATTTCGGGTCGGTTCCGGTTCGGGTATTCGGTTATGGATAAAAATCCCAGGCCTATNNNNNNNNNNNNNNNNNNNNNNNNNNNNNNNNNNNNNNNNNNNNNNNNNNNNNNNNNNNNNNNNNNNNNNNNNNNNNNNNNNNNNNNNNNNNNNNNNNNNNNNNNNNNNNNNNNNNNNNNNNNNNNNNNNNNNNNNNNNNNNNNNNNNNNNNNNNNNNNNNNNNNNNNNNNNNNNNNNNNNNNNNNNNNNNNNNNNNNNNNNNNNNNNNNNNNNNNNNNNNNNNNNNNNNNNNNNNNNNNNATTTTCGACATCTGAAATCATAGATTTAATTATATTAGGTCTTTTAGAAGTATTATTAGTGTTTGGATAATTAATATGTCTTACGGCAAAGACTAAGCCACACGACCACAATAGGAAACAATAGGGCTGGGACTTCGAATATTCGGTTCGGGTTCGGATAAGATCCGATCGGGTCCGGGTTTTTCGGATAAATGAATTCTATACCCAATGGGTACTTAGTAAATTTCGGTTCGGGTTTCGGATCGGGTACTACCGGTTTCGGGTCGGTTCAGGGTACCCGTTTCTTATGTGAATTATATAAATATTTACAAAATAAAATAATTATATACCAGTTTTTTATTTATTTCTTTTATTTTATAAAAAAAAAGTTAATAGAAATCGTATATATATTAGTAATATGTATTAAATACAACGAAGTTGAACTAGTCTAGTGGTATTGCAGTTGTTGCTTTGCCTATCCAACCCGGGTTCAACCCTCGAAAGATACAAATCTATGTTTTTTAAGCATAGAATTCGGGTTAAACGGGTACCCGTTCGGTTTCGGATAAAAACCGGAACCGAACCGATACCCATGGATAATTAACACTAATACCCATCGGATAAATTGCCTAGAACCGAAACCGAACCGAACCGGTCCATTTCGGGTCGGTTCCGGTTCGGGTATTCGGTTATGGATAAAAATCCCAGGCCTATTTGGGACTAGGCATGGGCGTTCGCGGTCCCAATCGAGTTTCGGTTTTATCCATTCGGGTTTTGGTTTTTCGGGTTTATCAAAATCAACCTCATTCGGGCTATATAAAAGTTTGGTTCGGTATCGGTTCGGGTTCTATCGGTTTGGGTCGGGATTAGTAAATCTTCAAAGAATCGGTATAATCCATTGTACTTTCGGGTTCGGGTCCCAATCGGTTCTTCGGTTTAAAAATACATGATTTGAACTTATTTTGTAACTAAAACATAAATGAAATCGGTTCTTCGGATTTAAAATACATGATTTGTACATATTTTAATAGCCAAAACATAAGTAAAATCGATCCAAAATAAGAAAAAACATCAAACGTGATCATTCAAAATCAAGCGAGAGATAAACATAGTTAGTGATAGAAAGAAAACCAAGATAAATGAAATCATAAAACAAAAACTAAGTTCTTGTGAAATGAGAAACATTATTCAATGAAAACAAAACCAAAATCTAAAAACTTCAGGCTTCAACTGCCACATTCCACCATCAACCTTCATGTAATCAACCTTCATGTAACATATATTTATTTTAGAAGTTCAATAATATCTTAAAGTATTTTGGATACATATTAAGAATTAAAATCATATTTGGTAGAAGTTATTTTTGTGATTTTAAATGTTTCGGGTTCTATCGGATATCCATTTAGGTCCGGGTTCGGTTCGGATAATACCCATAACCCAAAATACCAAAAAACAAGATCCATTCGGTATTTATGTCGGGTTCAGATCGGTTCGGATTCATTTTTATCGGATCGGATTCGGTTCGAATTTTTGGGTTCGGTTTATTTGTCCAGCCCTATTTGGGACTGGGTCTTCTCTTCCAGCCAGTGCCGTCCCTAACATTTTAGTGGCCTAAAGCATATTTATTTTCATATGTGGCCCTATTTAAAATTATAATGGTACATATTTTATCATCTTATTTTATTAATATTTTGAAATTTTAAATAAAAAATATAATATATATAAATCATCACTAAAAAACTGATTTTATTTAATATTTGTAAATTTGGTAGTTTGGGTAAGCTAAAATTTTGGTTTTATAATTTTTCAAGCATGAACCTTTTTTCAGAAGAAAATGTTGACTTTACTTGGTTTTACGGTGTATTAAGTATAATCTAGTAATATACTGGTGGATCTTTTTATTGGAAAATTTGGTTTCAAAAACTAAAAATTTCCATATAGGTTGAAACCCATGTCTATAATGAGACAAAAAAACAAAACAAAATGGAGTAAAAGAAGAGAACAAAAATAATTTGGTTAAATAACTTTAAAGTTGAGGAGACAATTGTATAATTGAGAAAAAAAAAATAAACCAAAACAAAAAGTGTGAAACCATCTCCTTAACAATATAATCGAACACATCAGTAACTAGAAAATTAAGTCACTTGAGCTATACATATTTTAGATACGTAGCCCAAATTTTGTTTCATTAATTGGTGGCCTAAAGCAGCTGCTTTACCGGCCTTATGCAAGGAACGGGTCTGCTTCCAGCGGTATGTTAGATGCATAACATGCTGTGTTCTTAGTAGTACAAATCAAATTGGTTCTGTTTTAATTTTAACCAGCAAATCGTCGTGGAAATGGCATTTGACAATGAAACTCAAAAAAGTAATTGCAGCAGTGATTCTAAGACTCTGAACCTTTACAAACCGCAATGAACCAGAATGCTGGGAAAGCACTCTGATCACTGTGGGGAAAGTTTTTGGCACTCGATGGAGGCTCCGGTGTTGGGGGAATTACGTTGGGGATCATCAGGATTGAAGATGTGTGTGTGTGTGTTGCCTTTTGAAGCGAAGCTGTTTGATTCTCCTGGATTGTTGAATCAGCATCAGATCACTACTAGGCTCATGACTAGAGTGGAGGAGAAACTTGTTCAAATCAGCGAGAAGCTCAAGCCTAGGACACACATGATCAAAATTTTGTTCAAGCTATTTTCCTACAATAACTATCATAGGTCTCCTAAATTACGACTCGGTACTATATTTTTCCGAAATAATAATTTGACTTAATTCTCTTTATTTTCCTACAATAACTATCATATGTGTTCTAAATTATGATTCAGTGCTATATTTTCCCCAAATAATAGTTTTAGACTTAATTTTCTTTGAGACAATAGTTTGAGACTCATGTTTTTAAAGTTGAAATCTAAAAATCCGTAGACTATAGAGTTTTTTCACATTTTGAGTTTTTATTACACCATAAGAGGCATTCTACTTCTTTGACACTTTTTTTAACTCATTCCATTCATTTCTAGCCAAAACATAACTAATAGTACCCATTCACTTATTTCATCTTCTTTTCCATTTTTTTCTAACAAAAGCAACGATAGCTTGGTCTTGCAAAAATGGTGGATTCGTTTTAGATTGAGGTGGAAGCCGCGGCGTTGAAATTCTAGCTAACTGATTCCGTATCCTTTACCATTAACTTGAATCCTAGAATTTGAACGAAGCCTCTCTCCACACGTAGAAAGGTCGGATTGAAATGAAAGCTGCTCTGCCTTTGGAGAAGAGGGACGGATTACACAACCTTTCAGATATAAATAAGTTAACTTGTTTATTTTCTGTGCTTCTTGAAATTTCACAAAGATTGATTTTTTCTTTTCTAATCACTCATTAGAAAGATTCATTACATGAACCACACTGTTTAACTAGAGTTGAATAATCATCTGATCAGTCTCTAGTGAGTGACTGGTCAATGTTAGCTCACAGAGAAATGGTCGGTTCTGCCCCAAATCGAACAGGTTTGCTGGTTGTTTCTTGTGCAAAAGGTAATCTTGAACCTATTGACTATTGTGATGCCACAATCTCATTCGGACATGTCTGAAGAACATACCATAGAATATCAAAGGACTTGTATTGAATTATACATAATGTGAGAAACAATATTTGCTCTGTTACATCCATAACTTTCAGAGACTAACAGATGAAATCAAAGAGAGTATTCTCACTCAAGTCTCACTCAGCTGCAAATCGGACATGGAACAAGACCGTTCTCATTACACTCCGTACACCTCACTACAACGGCGGAGCTGCCCCATCCTTTCACAACTTTACAGCTTCCGTTACACCTGAAACACGGCAAGAAAAACAAACTACCGCATCCATCACAAGCACCATCTCCATAGCCGCCGCGGCGGCATCCTCCGGCTTTCTTACTCGGCAACCCACGAACCATCTCCCCGAAAACACCTTCCTCCACTAATCTCAACACTTCCTCTGCTCCACCAATGTACATTCCCTTCACAAACACCCTTGGCGGCAATGCAGAAGCCTTGTCGTTACCAGCCCTCTTGGCCATCAGAGTTGTGAGCTCTTCTCTGAATCCTCTATCCATCGACACGTCTCTCTCGCAGATCACTACACCGGACCCCTCCACCGCGGCTCTCACGGCGTTACATTCCTCGAACGTCCGACGCACGCCGCGCAACGACGTCGTGTAGATCACCACGCGATTCTCTCCTCCTGCAGGACAAATCCTCTCGAACCTCTCCGACGGTTTCGGATCTAACGGTTTCAGAACCTCTTTGCTTAATGATTTTGTCGGAATTTTCCGGTTAGGATCTGAATTCTCTTTGTTGTCTCCGCCGAAGACTTTGTACTTCACCGGAGGAGTCTTCGGGAGAGGAGTGAAGCGGAAGCTCTCGCCGTCGAGACCAGACATAAGCTCCCACGAGTTGATAACCTCCGGCTCAGACAAGAATGACTTTGTGTCCGTACCGGTGGTGAATTTCTGAGGCGGCGTCGTAGGTGGAGAAGAGGGAGGATCGAGAGTGAGGAGACCGTAAGTAGTGGAGGTTAGCTTGACGATGTGGTGGCCGAAGGCGGAGCTGCCGCCGATCTGAGGGAAATCTTCGTCGTGATTTAGGAGGTTCGATGAAACGCAACCCATTTGTTACCGGAGAGGTTGGATGTTTCTCGATTTCGACGCCGGAATATTCCTATTCTTAGAGATTTCGAAAAATGAGAATTTGAATTATGTTTGGAGGAACGGTCGAGTGAGTAAGTGAGAGAGATCGAGACAAAACACTAGAAAGTAGAAAGAAGATGTGTCTTTGTTTACGTACTCTCTTAAAACAATTATATACTTTGAGGGAAAAAAAATAAAGTTTTTATATAACGAAAAAATAAAGTTTCTTATAAAGAAAAAAATAAAGTGTTTTTTGAAGCAAAGTAAAAGTTAAAGATGGTGACTGATCTGAAGATCTGAGGTTCAATGTCTTTATTACTTCGAAAATTTTAATTATTTTAGTTTAGACTAAATAGATATATTTCATATAGATCCCACATTACGCTTTTTGAAGTTTGAACTTGTATTTTCAAAACAAAAAAAAAAAAATTGAACTTGTAAGATTCAAAACACTATAGATTATGGGATTGGTGGTTTCAGTGAATGCTCTACACAGACATATTATCTCTAGAACTATAAAATCAAAACAATCAAGATTTATTAATAAAAACTAAAATTAGAGTCTAAAATCTTTAAAATAATATATAATTGCTCTAGAAATCAATTTTTCTACAGCTTTAGGTTTAGTGATTTTAAAACTTTGAAATAAACCTACATCAATAAAATTTAAAACTAAAGCTACAAAATCTACAGTTTAAATCTTATAACAAAAAATCCAAAGCTACGGCATCTACCAATCAACCCTTATGATGATTCAAAAATGTCTTCAAAGGTTGGTTATTTAGGTATTTTAAAAATGGTTCACAATTGACTATTCATGATCTATGATGATTGAAGAGCTAAAAAAAGTCCTTCAGTAATATTAAAAATTAGTTAATATCAGTTTTATTGTTTGTTTGATCTGCAATTCTGCATTTTTTGATTTACGTCACCATTTCGAACCATCTATATTATTAAAAGAAAAGTACCCATTAAAAAATACCCCTAAGTTTTCTAACTTATTTACACTTCCATGCCACTGAGAATTAAATTAAACTATCTATTTTAATGATTGTCTTTTCCAGTTAAATTAATGAGTTTTCCTTAATCAAATTAAAACTTAATGTCATTAAATGAACCTACCTATTTTAATGCTTGTCTTTTCCAGTTAAATTAATGAGTTTTNNNNNNNNNNNNNNNNNNNNNNNNNNNNNNNNNNNNNNNNGAACTTGAATTTTATTTTTACGAAAACGTGAATCACTTGACTTATGTAATATTTAAAATATATTAACTACAATATAACAAATGCATATAACCTACATATGCTTTAGTTTGAAATGATCATGCTCAAGTTTTATATAGTCAATTTACATCATGCATCGATCGATGTACAATATTCAAACCACCTATAGCTTTCGTTTTCTTTATAGGATNNNNNNNNNNNNNNNNNNNNNNNNNNNNNNNNNNNNNNNNNNNNNNNNNNNNNNNNNNNNNNNNNNNNNNNNNNNNNNNNNNNNNNNNNNNNNNNNNNNNNNNNNNNNNNNNNNNNNNNNNNNNNNNNNNNNNNNNNNNNNNNNNNNNNNNNNNNNNNNNNNNNNNNNNNNNNNNNNNNNNNNNNNNNNNNNNNNNNNNNNNNNNNNNNNNNNNNNNNNNNNNNNNNNNNNNNNNNNNNNNNNNNNNNNNNNNNNNNNNNNNNNNNNNNNNNNNNNNNNNNNNNNNNNNNNNNNNNNNNNNNNNNNNNNNCGCATAATAAGCTTCAAATTGAACATTGAAAAAGATAGAGAGATTTTTTTTAATCTTTTACCGACACGTAACTTAAACAAAACGAAGAGTTAAACGTAATTTTTTTTGTTATACTTCCCGGAAAAAATGGTTACAACATGGGCTTTCATAATATGGCCTTTTAACATATTAATGTTATGGACATTTAATAATTATCTTGACGAAAAACAAAGACTATAAATAATTTATTATTAATAAAATTATGAAATTATTTACAATTTGATGACTAATTCATCGTCTTTTTTTATATGTTAAATTTTTCATAGAAGTTTAAAAATTATTTTATTTTATTTAAACATGTATAACTAATTTATAATCTTTTATGCCATACTAAGTCATAATATAATATTTCTTCATATTTTACATTAATAACCATTTTTTTATATATCGTCTACAATTCTCTAATTACGTCTATTTGTTCAAGTTTTATATGATATCGAATATTCGTCATAAATGGATGGTTTAAGATGCCAAAAAAATTATTTACTTGGTGAATATAATACATCAAATATTACAAATACATCATTTAGTTAAATAAATAAACAAAAACCGAAAATTCAGGGTGTAGTCTATTTTTAAAGAAAAAGTTAATATCTTTCTTTACTTTTGAACTGAATTAACGTAATAATAATATTAAGGGCTGAGCCATTTTTAAATTGAAAACATGCGGAGTTTTCCTGTAAATCTAAAATTCAAAAAAGGAAATATAAAAAAGGTAAGGCTGAAGAACCGTTTTTCAAACTGGGACATGGACCCTACAGTGCACATTCACGTTTTAGGCGCTAAATTAAGAAAGAAAATATGGAAAGTAACTAAGACGTTGGTTGGTAGAGCATTAGCATTAACAGTAGCAGTATGCTATAGAAACAATATGCTGCAGAAGTTGTATGTTTTTGCTAAACTGTTTAATAAGATGATTAGTAGAGCATTAGCATAAGCAGTAGCAGTATGCTATAAAAGCAATATGCTGCAGAAATTGTATGTTTTTGCTAAACTGTTTAATAAGATGATTGGTAGAGCAGTATGAGTATGCTATTTAAAATTATTATAAAAATTAGTATATAATATGTAATATATTTATTTTTAATGAATATATTTCTAATATATATATATATATATATATAAATATATTAACATATAAAATTAAAAATATATAATTAATTTATTTTATTTAATAATTTTAAAATTATGCTTATATCGAAAAATATTATTTTAAAATAAATTTTATAATTAAAATATCTATTTTAAAAAATAATATTTCACATTTAAAATAAATTAAATTATTTAAATTAAATTATATTTTAAATGTGAAATACTATTTAAAAAAAATATTGTTATTGTAAATTAATTTTAGAAATAAAAATTTTATTTTCTAGATATAAAAATAATTTTATGATATTATTAAATAAAATAAATGAATTAATTATATATTTTCTTAATTTTATAAATTATAAATGCAAATGCTATTCTGAAAGCTTCATATGAGAGCATTGGCCAGAGGACATTTGGAGAACATTAGCATTTAGTAAATGCTTCTCTAAATATTTTACTAACAATTGTTGATTGGATAATGTAGAGCATAATGCTAATGCTAATGTTTTACCAATCAAGGCCTAAGAACATGTTTATTGCAGGTTTTTTAGGTTGAGATTCTTATTGTAATATAAGATACAGTCTCTTATCTTTTAACTAAAAAAGTTAAGAGACGTCTCTTTTATCTCTTATTTAAAAGACATCTCTTAAATTTATTTAAGAAACGTCTCTTATCTTTTTTAGTTAAAAACTAAAAGACATTATCTTATATTACGATAAAAATCCCAGCTTAAGAGACTTGCAATAAACATTCTGCAAGGAGCGATTGAAGAAGAGAATGAAGGATCAGAAAAAATTCATGAACTGACTTTCTAAAAGAAATTCGACCACAGTGAACCAATCATGAAAGACCAAGAAAATAGATCACAATGAACCAAATATGAAGCAAAAGCCCAATGCAATTAGTCCCACAAGTGTTTCTAACCGGAACCCAACGAACAAAACCGAAAATCAAAGAATCTAACTAAAACAAATTCAAATTTCATAATACATAATACATGTACGTTT
The DNA window shown above is from Brassica oleracea var. oleracea cultivar TO1000 chromosome C3, BOL, whole genome shotgun sequence and carries:
- the LOC106328131 gene encoding polyadenylate-binding protein-interacting protein 12-like, whose protein sequence is MTVADNVGAGTEAVAISPSPPSSITSQGSGVSTNDDQDGEIGSHVERSDGGESLKQRDMRELQELLSKLNPMAEEFVPPSMTKQGGVNGFNGVNGGFFTVAGSFLPSNGFGAAGYFPVNEDGGFRRKKPFGQQGKRRMNPRTSMAQREDIIRRTVYVSDIDQQVTEEQLAGLFIGFGQVVDCRICGDPNSVLRFAFIEFTDEGGARAALNLSGTMLGFYPVKVMPSKTAIAPVNPTFLPRSEDEREKCARTIYCTNIDKKVTQTDIKLFFEAVCGEVHHLRLLGDYHHPTRIGFVEFVMAESAITALNCSGVIVGSLPIRVSPSKTPVRSRAVPRQQMH
- the LOC106332772 gene encoding uncharacterized protein At5g39865, whose translation is MGCVSSNLLNHDEDFPQIGGSSAFGHHIVKLTSTTYGLLTLDPPSSPPTTPPQKFTTGTDTKSFLSEPEVINSWELMSGLDGESFRFTPLPKTPPVKYKVFGGDNKENSDPNRKIPTKSLSKEVLKPLDPKPSERFERICPAGGENRVVIYTTSLRGVRRTFEECNAVRAAVEGSGVVICERDVSMDRGFREELTTLMAKRAGNDKASALPPRVFVKGMYIGGAEEVLRLVEEGVFGEMVRGLPSKKAGGCRRGGYGDGACDGCGSLFFLPCFRCNGSCKVVKGWGSSAVVVRCTECNENGLVPCPICS